AAACTAAAGAAGGAATTCTGACATTTTTAGACTTCCAAATGCAAAATTGGACTCAAAATCACATAAAAATTAAATAAGCCTATAAAATTTTACAGACTCGAATAAAATAATAATATTTAAATAATAATAAAACAAAATTAATAAACGATATGAATTAAATTACATATCTAAATCGGAAATCAATCACCCTTTTTATAATCTTAAAAAAAGTTATAAAAAAGTTCTAAATTCGGGAAGTGGAAAAACACTACTTCCCCACTCTCCCTTTCAAATTAAACATCATCAAGAATACTTGAGTCTGCTCCAGCAATTTCTACCAGATATTCAGCTTCTACAATGTGAAGTTTTGAAGGAATTATAATACAGTGTAAAGGACCTCCAAAATCAAAATCAATCAATTTGCTAATTTTTCCGGCTCTGACACAAACATTTTTTGAACCAACACGGGCAATACCCATAGCCAAAGTGTCCTCATCTATCAATCCCTCACGGTCAAGGTCATTTTTAATGTTTAAAAGATATTCCAAACCCTGATTGACAGTCATGTAACGGTCTTTGTGGGCCTGGATGTCTAGTAAAACCAGAGTATGCAAATCCATTTTAAGATTTTCTTCAATGGCTTCATATGGTGATTTCGGATAAAAGTTATAATCCGGAAACGGAATGGTTGTAACTTTACCGAACTTGTATCCCTGAAGACCTGAAATGGCTGGTGCTGAGGATAAAATTGAAGAACCGTGAATAACTTCAAATTCTATGCCTTTTTTGGAACACTGAACTAAAAAATCACTGTGAGTTGTTGCAATCAGAGGATCTCCTCCAGTAACTAAAGCTACATTCTGGGTTTTTGCCTCTTCAATAAATTTATGTTCCTCTTCAACCTCGTTTCTAACCAAAACTTCAATTTCCTTACCTATCAGTTCCTCGATTGTATCGAAACTGGAACCGAATAATCTTGAAGTGAAAAATTCGGCATATATCTTATCTACATTTTTTAAACATTCCAATCCTTTAAGGGATATGTCTTTCTCATCAAATAATCCTAAACCCACTAAATAAAACATATACATTATATAATAATTTAAACATAATAAATGTTATGAAATGCGTAAAAGTTCCATTAAAACAAATTAATGATACCCGTTTAAAATTAATGGCCGACGGTCAGATGAATATGGATTACAGGATAAAAACATCCGACGGATTTGGATACATTCCTGTAAACAGCGAAATCGAAGGCCATGAAATTGTAGACATTGAACTGGAACCAATGAAAAAAGTCGCCCACAATTTTTCAGAGCTGCTTGAAGGCGAATTAAGCCACGAAGAAATTGAGAATCTGAAAACCTCCTTTGATACAATTGGAAATATCGTGATTTTGGAAATTCCTGACAATTTATATGATAAAAGGCAGATGATTGGTGAAGCAGCACTCAAATTTACAGGTAAACAGGCCATCTACATGAAAAAAAGTGCAATTAAAGGAACAATACGCATTAGAGATCTGGAATTTTTAGCAGGAACAGACGATTCAGTTACAATTCACAAGGAACATGGAGTTCGCCTAAAGCTTGATGTCCGTGAAGTTTATTTTTCACCTAGGCTTGCAACCGAAAGAATACGCATAAGCAACAGTGTATCTGACGGCGAAAGGATTTTAGATATGTTCTGTGGAATCGGACCGTTTCCAATTTTAATAGCTAAAAACCATAATGTCGACATTGCTGCAGTTGACATTAATGAAGCTGCAATAAAATATCTGAATGAAAATATTGAACTTAACAAACTAAAAGGAAACGTTAAATCATATTGCGGAGACATAAGAGATGTTAGCGAGTCATTTAACTGCAAGTTTGACAGAATACTTATGAACCTTCCGGGCCTTGCATATACTTTCCTTGACGTTGCCGTGAATCTGATTGAAGAAGGAGGAATAATCAACTATTATGAGTTTTCAGATTCATACGAACAGGGAATAAACAGGTTAAGGCATGCTGCAGCCCAAATCGGAAAGGATGTTGAAATCATAAACACCCGCAAAGTGAAGTCAACAGCACCGGGAGAATGGCATGTAGCTATTGATGGAAAGGTCATATCAAAATGATTTTAAAATTGAAACTATCAAAATTATAAAAGCAACTTTACATTAACAGTGAGCAATTGCAGTTAACAGTTAAACGAAAAACAAGGATATATATCAAGCACTAAAAAACAGAAGTTCAAATAAAAAAAAGTTAAATTAATGTAAAAAAAAATAAAAAAAAGAGAAAGGCATTCAAAATTTAGAACTGGATTCTATTACCTGTCCATAAATCATCATCATTGAATGCATCAGCTTTCTTCTGGTCTTCCATGTATTTATTTATATCTCTGTATACTTTTACTCTAAAGATATCAGGATAAGCTATGTATAACATATCCCCATTAGCGCTTGTTTCTTTAACGTAGGTTTCTTCAAATTCAATAATGCAGTCAGTTTCCTTATTAAAATGATGAACCTCATTGGCACATAATATTTTGAAATGTACAAAATCGCCTTTCAATAATTCCTTTACTAAATCCTTAATCAAAGGGGGATAATCTGTTGATTTATTACTTTTAACTTCCATATTTTCTCCTCACCATTATCAACAAGTTTCAAATCTCTAAGTATTACAATATTTTTGTAAATTTCATCAAAAATAAACTCAATACTTTAATTTATTTTGATGGGTATTAGTAGAAATTATCTCAAATGTTATTTAATAATTTTAATTTTTATTGTTTAAATACTTAACATATAATCAAATTTCAATTAATAAAAAAAATTAAAGGTAAAGAATTATCATCTAAATCGGGTCAATAATTCCTTTTTCTGTTATGATACCTGTAATCAGTTCCTTTGGAGTTATATCAAATGCAGGATTAATGACTTCAGTGCCTTCAGGACAGATTCTTGCACCTCCATAATACCTTACTTCATCACCGTCACGCTCTTCAATAACTGTATCATAGATATTGATTTCATTGTCAAATGTTGAATAAGGTGCAGCTACATAAAATGGAATATCATGGTGTTTTGCAGCAAGAGCTACCATAAATGATCCTACCTTGTTTACAACACCGCCTTTTGCTATTCTGTCAGCACCGATTACAACCTTATCAATCTTTCCTTGAGACATTAAAAATCCTGATGCAACATCAGGAATCAATTTAACTGGAATGTTTTCCTGCTGCATTTCCCAAACACTCAGGCTTGCACCCTGCCCGCGCGGACGGGTCTCGTCACAGATTACATTGATGTTTTTGCCAGCATCCCTTGCAGCCCTAAATACTCCAAGTGCAGTTCCATAATCAACACAGGCTAATGCTCCTGCATTACAATGAGTCAAAACAGTATCCCCATCATCAATTATCTCAGAACCATATTTTCCTATAGCTCTATTTGTAGCCATGTCTTCCCCATACATTTTTAGTGCTTCTGCAAGTGCATCATCACTGCCCAATACCCTGTCAACTGCCCAAAACAGATTAACCGCTGTCGGTCTTGCCGCTTTAATTTCTACAGCTGCTTTATCCAAGTCAACACCGTTAATGTCAGCCAGTGCCATTCCAAAAGCAGCTGCCACTCCAATAGCAGGAGCTCCTCGAACAGTCATATTTTTAATTGCAACAATAACATCCTGATAGTTATCACAATAAACATAAGTCAACTCATCAGGAAGTTTTCTTTGATCAATAAGTTTTAATTTGTTATCTTCCCATTCAAGTGTTTTCATTTTAACACCTTAAAAAAAATAAAATAAGAAAAAAAGCATAATTAAGTGTTAGTTTCTAATTTTGTTTAATGCTTGAGCATCGTTTATAACTATGCTTTTTTATAAAATATCCTAAAAAGGATTTGATTAGAGACGTATTAAAAATACATCTTATATATTATTTATCAAGTTATCATTTATAAGTTTTTATATGAAATTGAAAAAAGCAATGCAAAATGTAATACTTTAAGCATTTTCAGTCATAATAGGCACTACTTGTTTTTTACGTGAAACAACACCTTCAAGCAATGCAGTATTATCTTCCAATTTCACACCGTATGCTTTTTCAACAAGTCCTGCATCTTTTCCAAGGACAATTACCTGAGAGTTGCTGTTAACAATATCAGTTATTAAAAGCATGAACAAGTCCAAATCTTCATCTTCAATGATTTTATTAATTCCAGCTTCCAAATCCTCTTTCATTGCCATTACATCAGAAATATCTGCAGTATTAACCTGATTTACAATGGATTTAACATCTTTAAAGTCGATCTGTTTTGCATCCAATGCCAATATTTCATCAATGGTGAAACTGCTTAAATCAGTTCCAGCCTTAAGCATATCCAAACCGTATTCCTCATAGTTAATTTCAGCGATTTTTGCAAGTTCCTCAACAGCTTTCTTATCATCATCAGTTGTTGTAGGAGATTTTAAAAGTAAAGTGTCTGAAATAATAGCAGACAACATTAATGTTGCTATTTCTTTAGTAATTTCAACACCGTTTTCTTTATATAATTTGCATAAGATAGTTTCAGTACATCCAACAGGTTCAAACCTTAAAAATAAAGGATATGAAGTTTCCAGAGCCAATTTATGATGGTCAACGACTTTTAAAATATTTGCATTTTCCAAATTGTCAACAGATTCTGCCGGAGAGTTGTGATCGACTAAAATAACATCGGCACCATCTTCAACATCCTCCAAAAGTTCAGGTGCATCAATGTCTAAATAATTTAAAATAAATTCTGTTTCTTTATTAATGTTACCTAATCTGTAAGCCTGAGCTTCAGAGTTTCCTAATTCTTTTTCCAAGTTAGTCATTACCAAACTTGAAGTAATACTATCACTATCCGGACTTTTATGTCCAAAAACATAAGTTTTAACCATATTATCGATTCCTTAAAAAAATTAATATTAATAACACTTAATAATATCTTTTTCATCTTATTTAATATTGCCATTGCAAAAAA
This sequence is a window from uncultured Methanobrevibacter sp.. Protein-coding genes within it:
- a CDS encoding class I SAM-dependent methyltransferase family protein; its protein translation is MKCVKVPLKQINDTRLKLMADGQMNMDYRIKTSDGFGYIPVNSEIEGHEIVDIELEPMKKVAHNFSELLEGELSHEEIENLKTSFDTIGNIVILEIPDNLYDKRQMIGEAALKFTGKQAIYMKKSAIKGTIRIRDLEFLAGTDDSVTIHKEHGVRLKLDVREVYFSPRLATERIRISNSVSDGERILDMFCGIGPFPILIAKNHNVDIAAVDINEAAIKYLNENIELNKLKGNVKSYCGDIRDVSESFNCKFDRILMNLPGLAYTFLDVAVNLIEEGGIINYYEFSDSYEQGINRLRHAAAQIGKDVEIINTRKVKSTAPGEWHVAIDGKVISK
- a CDS encoding manganese-dependent inorganic pyrophosphatase, with product MVKTYVFGHKSPDSDSITSSLVMTNLEKELGNSEAQAYRLGNINKETEFILNYLDIDAPELLEDVEDGADVILVDHNSPAESVDNLENANILKVVDHHKLALETSYPLFLRFEPVGCTETILCKLYKENGVEITKEIATLMLSAIISDTLLLKSPTTTDDDKKAVEELAKIAEINYEEYGLDMLKAGTDLSSFTIDEILALDAKQIDFKDVKSIVNQVNTADISDVMAMKEDLEAGINKIIEDEDLDLFMLLITDIVNSNSQVIVLGKDAGLVEKAYGVKLEDNTALLEGVVSRKKQVVPIMTENA
- the mtnA gene encoding S-methyl-5-thioribose-1-phosphate isomerase, translated to MKTLEWEDNKLKLIDQRKLPDELTYVYCDNYQDVIVAIKNMTVRGAPAIGVAAAFGMALADINGVDLDKAAVEIKAARPTAVNLFWAVDRVLGSDDALAEALKMYGEDMATNRAIGKYGSEIIDDGDTVLTHCNAGALACVDYGTALGVFRAARDAGKNINVICDETRPRGQGASLSVWEMQQENIPVKLIPDVASGFLMSQGKIDKVVIGADRIAKGGVVNKVGSFMVALAAKHHDIPFYVAAPYSTFDNEINIYDTVIEERDGDEVRYYGGARICPEGTEVINPAFDITPKELITGIITEKGIIDPI
- the dph5 gene encoding diphthine synthase, encoding MFYLVGLGLFDEKDISLKGLECLKNVDKIYAEFFTSRLFGSSFDTIEELIGKEIEVLVRNEVEEEHKFIEEAKTQNVALVTGGDPLIATTHSDFLVQCSKKGIEFEVIHGSSILSSAPAISGLQGYKFGKVTTIPFPDYNFYPKSPYEAIEENLKMDLHTLVLLDIQAHKDRYMTVNQGLEYLLNIKNDLDREGLIDEDTLAMGIARVGSKNVCVRAGKISKLIDFDFGGPLHCIIIPSKLHIVEAEYLVEIAGADSSILDDV